From the Lampris incognitus isolate fLamInc1 chromosome 10, fLamInc1.hap2, whole genome shotgun sequence genome, one window contains:
- the LOC130119080 gene encoding RING finger protein 222 → MAFHMQKAREDSEDSECPVCYECLPDSKRTLSCGHVFCHDCLVKTLVSVHGDGVVRDTIVCPICRHLTFIKKQKADAESLIGEKDGGERQTLEVPVPLPPGDAHLRSASADALPAGFNRALRCLRGVSERVRRQRVVGPGQNDSQIFVISAQGRPMAEEEAVGVVVTVVRQRLHPRRRVCTAGRCLLLLLSIFTILALVAATLPWILLA, encoded by the coding sequence ATGGCATTCCACATGCAGAAAGCCCGGGAGGACTCTGAGGACTCAGAGTGTCCGGTTTGTTATGAGTGTCTGCCGGACTCAAAGAGGACCCTGAGCTGTGGACACGTCTTCTGCCACGACTGTCTGGTCAAAACCCTGGTCAGCGTCCACGGAGACGGCGTCGTCAGGGACACCATCGTCTGTCCTATCTGCAGACACCTCACTTTCATTAAAAAGCAAAAGGCGGACGCGGAGTCCCTCATCGGGGAGAAGGACGGGGGCGAGCGGCAGACTCTGGAGGTGCCCGTCCCCCTCCCGCCGGGGGACGCGCACCTCCGCAGCGCCTCCGCCGACGCTTTACCGGCGGGCTTTAACAGGGCGCTGCGCTGCCTTAGGGGGGTTTCGGAGCGAGTGCGACGTCAGAGGGTGGTCGGTCCCGGCCAAAATGACTCTCAGATCTTCGTCATCAGCGCCCAGGGCCGACCCATGGCCGAAGAGGAGGCGGTGGGCGTTGTGGTGACTGTAGTCCGGCAGCGCCTGCACCCAAGACGCAGGGTTTGCACGGCGGGGCGGTGTTTGCTCTTGCTGCTTTCCATATTCACCATACTCGCCCTGGTGGCTGCTACCTTACCTTGGATCCTGCTGGCGTAG